The following are from one region of the Mixophyes fleayi isolate aMixFle1 chromosome 7, aMixFle1.hap1, whole genome shotgun sequence genome:
- the RNF25 gene encoding E3 ubiquitin-protein ligase RNF25, producing the protein MAEEEEAGSVIQELQVLRSIYLEELEVSEEGGLVLKITLHPATGDDPETQYVRLTLQLSLPPQYPEEPPEISVSSPRGLCDEQIQSIIGTLHTTAAEALGCPVLYQLIEKGKELLTCSNVPRGHCVICLYGFQEGDSLTKTSCFHHFHSHCLGRYAKHSRDCSLIKEYIVTCPVCRENLSCDFNKLEEARPPQQPEELYVPDTSTVQREKDLRQVYERQLANGGIIDLEAERNRFFISIQETRANDRDLQVPQEDQVSTQQSENGLAAASRLEPDLPPVLSKQNNGGHRPGLKTPLCGGGRPFHHDHPDGQSWQNRGWTAHSRWRPDTRRVWREETVCRDTQAQTRGRFKGRNCRSNGTVQAPQRGSTQGSLGAKHTL; encoded by the exons ATGGCGGAGGAGGAGGAAGCTGG GTCTGTGATTCAGGAGCTGCAGGTTCTACGGTCCATCTACCTGGAGGAGCTGGAGGTGTCCGAGGAGGGGGG GTTGGTGCTGAAAATCACTTTACACCCAGCAACTGGTGATGATCCAGAGACCCAGTATGTGCGACTGACCCTCCAGCTGTCTCTCCCACCACAG TATCCTGAGGAACCACCGGAGATCAGTGTGAGCAGTCCCCGCGGTCTGTGTGATGAGCAGATTCAGAG TATCATTGGTACCTTACATACGACTGCTGCAGAAGCTTTGGGATGTCCCGTTCTCTATCAGCTGATTGAG AAAGGGAAGGAGCTGCTGACCTGCAGTAATGTTCCTCGTGGTCACTGTGTCATCTGCCTGTATGGATTTCAG GAAGGTGATTCACTCACCAAGACGTcttgttttcatcattttcatTCGCACTGTCTGGGCCGCTATGCAAAGCACAGCCGAGACTGCAGCCTGATAAAG GAATACATTGTCACATGTCCTGTTTGTCGTGAGAATCTGAGCTGTGACTTTAACAAGCTGGAAGAAGCCCGACCACCACAGCAGCCAGAG GAGCTGTATGTCCCAGACACGAGCACCGTGCAGAGAGAGAAGGACCTTCGCCAGGTGTACGAGAGGCAGTTGGCAAACGGAGGAATCATTGACCTTGAAGCAGAAAGAAATCGCTTTTTCATCAGCATCCAGGAG ACACGTGCCAACGATCGTGACCTCCAAGTGCCACAGGAAGACCAAGTCTCTACTCAACAGTCCGAGAATGGTCTGGCTGCGGCATCAAGGCTGGAACCGGATCTGCCTCCTGTTCTCTCCAAGCAAAACAACGGTGGACACAGGCCTGGTTTAAAAACACCTCTGTGTGGGGGTGGTAGACCTTTCCACCATGATCACCCAGATGGCCAGTCCTGGCAGAATAGAGGATGGACTGCCCACAGTAGGTGGAGGCCAGACACTCGTAGAGTATGGAGAGAGGAGACTGTCTGCAGGGACACTCAAGCACAGACCCGAGGGAGGTTCAAGGGACGAAATTGTAGATCTAATGGGACAGTCCAGGCCCCTCAAAGGGGCAGCACCCAAGGCTCCTTGGGGGCAAAGCATACCCTCTAG